In one window of Festucalex cinctus isolate MCC-2025b chromosome 14, RoL_Fcin_1.0, whole genome shotgun sequence DNA:
- the sptbn1 gene encoding spectrin beta chain, non-erythrocytic 1 isoform X1 yields MELQSASSAFSPTLDYAGPLSPSSSPSGVAAGPSHGHMRASSPGPGGGGGGGGGGGFPGQAAFNYNQLEGRFKQLQDEREAVQKKTFTKWVNSHLSRVSCRITDLYVDLRDGRMLIKLLEVLSGERLPKPTKGRMRIHCLENVDKALQFLKEQRVHLENMGSHDIVDGNHRLTLGLIWTIILRFQIQDISVETEDNKEKKSAKDALLLWCQMKTAGYPNVNIHNFSTSWRDGMAFNAIIHKHRPDLIDFDKLKKSNAHYNLQNAFNLAEHHLGLTKLLDPEDISVDHPDEKSIITYVVTYYHYFSKMKALKVEGKRIGKVLDNAIETEKMVDKYECLASDLLEWIEQTIIILNNRKFANSLVGVQQQLQAFNTYRTVEKPPKFTEKGNLEVLLFTIQSKMRANNQKVYTPREGKLISDINKAWERLEKAEHERELALRTELIRQEKLEQLARRFDRKAAMRETWLSENQRLVSQDNFGFDLQAVEAATKKHEAIETDIAAYEERVQAVVSVAKELEAERYHDIKRVAARKDNVMRLWEYLLELLKARRLRLEQTLGMQRVFQEMLYIMDWMDEMKMLLLSQDYGKHLLGVEDLLQKHALVEADIAIQADRVRNVNANAQKFASDSDGYKPCDPQVIRERVAHMEFCYQELSQLAAERRARLEESRRLWKFFWEMAEEEGWIREKEQILSSEDHGKDLTGALRLLSQHKALEDEMSGRSAHLQQTIRQGEQLVADEHFGADKIRERIRDIQDQWAALERLAAVRKSHLQEACNQHQFQADADDMDTWMLDALRIVSSADVGHDEFSAQALVKKHKDVCEEVDSYRPVIDALREQSRTLPTRRADSPQVQSRLAGIEERYKEVVELARLRKQALQDALALYKMLSEANACELWIDEKEQWLNAMHIPDKLEDLEVVQHRFESLEPEMNNQASRVAVVNQVARQLIHSGHPGEKEIKSQQDKLNTRWSQFRDLVDQKKESLSSALGVQNYHLECNETKSWIKEKTKVIESTQELGNDLAGVMALQRKLTGMERDLAAIEDKLADLAKEAERLASEHPDQSLAIKGRLDEITAVWEEMKGSMKKREASLGEASKLQQFLRELDDFQSWLSRTQTAIASEDMPNTLAEAEKLLGQHEAIKNEVRNYEEDYQRMRDMGEMVTRGQTDAQHMFLRQRLQALHTGWNELHKMWENRRSLLSQSHSYQLFLRDTKQAEAFLNNQEYVLAHTEMATTLEGAEAAIKKQEDFMTTMDANEEKISGVVDTGRRLVADGNINTERIQDKVDSIHQRHKTNRAAASELLMRLKDNRDLQKFLQDCQELTLWINEKMLTAQDMTYDEARNLHSKWLKHQAFMAELQSNKEWLDKIQKDGEALMAEKPETEAMVREKLSSLKKMWEELESSTQTKAECLFDANKAELFTQSCADLGKWLAGLDAQLLSDDYGKDLTSVNILLKKQQMLESQVEVRQKEVDELQSQSQALSREGKGSDEVDGQRRSVESKFGALRAPLQSRRDNLMASREIHQFNRDVEDEILWVEERMPLATSTDHGHNLQTVQLLIKKNQTLQKEIQGHQPRYDDIFERSQHILRQERPAAAGEPIGRRLAELRSLWEQIGRETEKRHARLGEAHRAQQYYFDAAEAEAWMSEQELYMMSEEKAKDEQSSVAMLKKHQILEQAVEDYADTVHQLSATSRGLVAAEHPDSERIGMRQSQVDKLYAGLKDLSEERRGKLDERFRLFQLNREVDDLEQWIAEREVVAGSHELGQDYEHVTMLQERFREFARDTGNIGQERVDGVNRLADELINAGHGDAATVAEWKDGLNEAWADLLELIDTRTQILAASFELHKFYHDAKEILARVLDKHKKLPEELGRDQNTVDALQRVHTAFEHDIQALGTQVRQLQEDAVRLQSAYAGDKADDIQKREGEVLEAWKNLLEAAEGRRGKLADTGDKFRFFSLVRDLMLWMDDVIRLIEAQEKPRDVSSVELLMNNHQGIKAEIDARNDSFTACIELGKSLLARKHYASDEIKDKLLQLTDKRKEMIDKWEDRWEWLRLVLEVHQFSRDAGVAEAWLLGQESYLSSREMGQSVADVEKLIKRHEAFEKSAATWEERFAALERLTTMELLEVRRRQEEEERMKQPPVAEATAAAAQQREGDAASPNGPSSDPDSAREDGGVGDAVNGVSGPSPAGSPGGPRKAKAGQQAATLPVKTQQEAPSAASSQMEGFLHRKHEWEGHNKKASSRSWHHVYCVINHQELGFYKDHKSATQGIPYHGEIPVALKDAACEVALGYKKKKHVFKLKVTDGNEYLFQAKDDEEMNSWISTISAAILGEKGEVTPSSHSTPAPAAAARAHTMPASAARSVTAEAETAAAAAAAAESSPGKRDKDKEKRFSLFSKKK; encoded by the exons ACGAGCGCGAGGCGGTGCAGAAGAAGACGTTCACCAAATGGGTCAACTCTCACCTGTCGCGCGTCTCCTGCCGCATCACCGACCTCTACGTGGACCTCCGCGACGGCCGCATGCTCATCAAGCTGCTCGAGGTCCTCAGCGGGGAGAGGCTG CCCAAGCCGACCAAAGGGCGCATGAGGATCCACTGCCTGGAGAACGTGGACAAGGCCCTGCAGTTCCTCAAGGAGCAGCGCGTCCACCTGGAGAATATGGGCTCGCACGACATCGTCGACGGCAACCACCGCCTCACGCTCGGACTCATCTGGACCATCATCCTCAGGTTCCAG aTCCAAGACATCAGCGTGGAGACGGAGGACAACAAAGAGAAGAAGTCGGCCAAAGATGCTCTGCTGCTCTGGTGTCAGATGAAGACGGCCGG atATCCAAACGTCAACATCCACAACTTCTCCACCAGCTGGAGGGACGGGATGGCCTTCAACGCCATCATCCACAAACACAG ACCGGACCTGATCGACTTTGACAAGCTGAAGAAGTCCAACGCGCACTACAACCTGCAGAACGCCTTCAACCTGGCCGAGCATCACCTGGGACTCACCAAGCTGCTCGACCCCGAAG ACATCAGCGTGGACCACCCGGACGAGAAGTCCATCATCACCTACGTGGTGACCTACTACCACTACTTTTCCAAGATGAAGGCCCTCAAGGTGGAGGGCAAGCGCATCGGCAAG GTTCTGGACAACGCCATCGAGACGGAGAAGATGGTGGACAAGTACGAGTGCTTGGCCTCGGACCTCCTGGAGTGGATCGAGCAGACCATCATCATCCTCAACAACCGCAAGTTTGCCAACTCGCTGGTGGGCGTCCAGCAGCAGCTGCAGGCCTTCAACACGTACCGGACGGTGGAGAAGCCCCCAAA gTTCACGGAGAAGGGCAACCTGGAAGTTCTTCTGTTCACCATCCAGAGTAAAATGCGGGCCAACAACCAGAAGGTTTACACGCCCCGCGAGGGCAAACTCATCTCGGACATCAACAAG GCGTGGGAGCGTCTGGAGAAGGCGGAGCACGAGCGCGAGCTGGCGCTGAGGACGGAGCTGATCCGCCAGGAGAAACTGGAGCAGCTGGCCCGCCGCTTCGACCGCAAGGCCGCCATGCGCGAGACCTGGCTGAGCGAGAACCAGCGGCTGGTCTCGCAG GACAACTTTGGCTTCGACCTGCAGGCGGTGGAGGCGGCCACCAAGAAGCACGAGGCCATCGAGACCGACATCGCCGCCTACGAGGAGCGCGTTCAG GCGGTGGTGTCGGTGGCCAAGGAGCTGGAGGCGGAGCGCTACCACGACATCAAGCGCGTCGCGGCCCGGAAGGACAACGTGATGCGTCTGTGGGAATACCTGCTGGAGCTGCTGAAGGCGCGCCGCCTCCGGCTGGAGCAGACGCTCGGCATGCAGCGCGTCTTCCAGGAGATGCTCTACATCATGGACTGGATGGACGAGATGAAG atgcTGCTGCTGTCTCAGGATTACGGCAAACACCTGCTCGGCGTGGAGGACCTGCTGCAGAAGCACGCCCTGGTGGAGGCCGACATCGCCATCCAGGCCGACCGCGTCCGCAACGTCAACGCCAACGCGCAAAAGTTTGCCAGCGACTCGGACG GGTACAAACCGTGCGACCCCCAGGTCATCCGCGAACGCGTGGCCCACATGGAGTTCTGCTACCAGGAACTCAGCCAGCTGGCGGCCGAGCGGCGGGCGCGCCTGGAGGAGTCGCGACGACTTTGGAAGTTCTTCTGGGAAATGGCCGAAGAG GAGGGCTGGATCCGCGAGAAGGAGCAGATCCTGTCGTCGGAGGATCACGGCAAGGACCTGACGGGCGCCCTGCGGCTGCTGAGTCAGCACAAGGCCTTGGAGGACGAGATGAGCGGACGCTCCGCCCACCTGCAGCAGACCATCAGGCAGGGGGAGCAGCTGGTGGCCGACGAGCACTTCGGGGCCGACAAGATCCGAGAACGCATCCGAGACATCCAG GACCAGTGGGCGGCGCTGGAGCGGCTGGCGGCGGTCCGCAAGTCTCACCTGCAGGAGGCCTGCAACCAGCACCAGTTCCAA GCGGACGCGGACGACATGGACACGTGGATGCTGGACGCGCTGCGCATCGTGTCCAGCGCCGACGTGGGCCACGACGAGTTCTCGGCGCAGGCGCTGGTCAAGAAGCACAAGGACGTGTGCGAGGAGGTCGACAGCTACCGGCCCGTCATCGACGCCCTGCGCGAGCAGTCGCGCACGCTGCCGACCCGCCGGGCCGACTCGCCGCAG GTGCAGAGCCGCCTGGCGGGCATCGAGGAGCGCTACAAGGAGGTGGTGGAGCTGGCGCGCCTGCGCAAGCAAGCGCTGCAGGACGCGCTGGCCTTGTACAAGATGCTGAGCGAGGCCAACGCCTGCGAGCTGTGGATCGACGAGAAGGAGCAGTGGCTCAACGCCATGCACATCCCCGACAAGCTGGAGGACCTGGAGGTGGTCCAGCACAG GTTTGAGAGTCTGGAGCCCGAGATGAACAATCAGGCCTCGCGGGTGGCCGTCGTCAACCAGGTTGCCCGGCAACTCATCCACAGCGGACATCCCGGCGAGAAGGAAATCAAGTCCCAGCAGGACAAACTCAACACCAG GTGGAGTCAGTTCCGAGATTTGGTGGACCAGAAGAAGGAAAGTCTCAGCTCGGCCTTGGGAGTCCAAAACTACCACCTGGAGTGCAACGAGACCAAGTCCTGGATCAAGGAGAAGACCAAG GTGATCGAGTCGACGCAGGAGCTGGGCAACGACCTGGCGGGCGTGATGGCGCTGCAGAGGAAGCTGACGGGGATGGAGCGAGACCTGGCCGCCATCGAGGACAAGCTGGCCGACCTGGCCAAGGAGGCGGAGCGACTCGCCTCGGAGCATCCCGACCAGTCGCTCGCCATCAAAGGCCGCCTGGACGAGATCACCGCCGTGTGGGAGGAGATGAAG GGCAGCATGAAGAAGCGCGAGGCGTCTTTGGGCGAGGCCAGCAAGCTGCAGCAGTTCCTGCGCGAGCTGGACGACTTCCAGTCGTGGCTGTCGCGCACGCAGACGGCCATCGCCTCGGAGGACATGCCCAACACGCTGGCGGAGGCCGAGAAGCTGCTGGGCCAGCACGAGGCCATCAAGAACGAGGTGCGCAACTACGAGGAGGACTACCAGCGCATGCGCGACATGGGCGAGATGGTGACGCGCGGCCAGACGGACGCGCAGCACATGTTCCTGCGCCAGCGGCTGCAGGCGCTCCACACGGGCTGGAACGAGCTGCACAAGATGTGGGAGAACCGACGCAGCCTCCTGTCGCAGTCGCACTCCTACCAGCTCTTCCTCAGGGACACCAAGCAGGCCGAGGCCTTCCTCAACAACCAG gaGTACGTGCTGGCCCACACGGAGATGGCGACCACGTTGGAGGGCGCGGAGGCGGCCATCAAGAAGCAGGAGGACTTCATGACCACCATGGACGCCAACGAGGAGAAGATCAGCGGCGTGGTGGACACGGGGCGGCGGCTGGTCGCCGACGGCAACATCAACACCGAACGCATCCAGGACAAGGTGGACTCCATACACCAAAG GCACAAGACGAACCGAGCGGCGGCCAGCGAGCTCCTCATGAGGCTGAAGGACAACCGAGACCTGCAGAAGTTCCTGCAGGACTGCCAGGAG TTGACCTTGTGGATCAACGAGAAGATGCTGACGGCTCAGGACATGACGTACGACGAGGCGCGCAACCTGCACAGCAAGTGGCTCAAGCATCAGGCCTTCATGGCCGAGCTGCAGTCCAACAAGGAATGGCTGGACAAGATCCAGAAG GACGGCGAGGCGCTGATGGCGGAGAAGCCCGAGACGGAGGCCATGGTGCGCGAGAAGCTGTCGTCGCTGAAGAAGATGTGGGAGGAGCTGGAGTCCAGCACGCAGACCAAAGCCGAGTGTCTGTTTGACGCCAACAAGGCGGAACTGTTCACGCAGAGCTGCGCCGACCTGGGCAAGTGGCTGGCCGGCCTGGACGCGCAGCTGCTGTCGGACGACTACGGCAAAGATCTCACCTCCGTCAACATCCTGCTCAAGAAGCAACAG aTGCTGGAGAGCCAGGTGGAGGTGCGCCAGAAGGAGGTGGACGAGCTGCAGAGCCAGTCGCAGGCGCTGAGTCGGGAGGGCAAAGGCTCGGACGAGGTGGACGGCCAGCGGCGGAGCGTGGAGAGCAAGTTTGGCGCTCTGCGGGCGCCGCTCCAAAGTCGCCGCGACAACCTGATGGCCTCCCGCGAGATCCACCAGTTCAACCGCGACGTCGAGGACGAGATC ctgtgGGTGGAGGAGAGGATGCCGTTGGCCACGTCCACCGACCACGGCCACAACCTCCAGACGGTGCAGCTCCTCATCAAGAAGAACCAG ACCCTGCAGAAGGAGATCCAGGGCCACCAGCCGCGCTACGACGACATCTTTGAGCGCAGCCAGCACATCCTGCGGCAGGAGcgtccggcggcggcgggcgagcCCATCGGCCGGCGGCTGGCCGAGCTGCGCTCGCTGTGGGAGCAGATCGGCCGCGAGACGGAGAAGCGCCACGCCCGCCTGGGCGAGGCCCACCGCGCGCAGCAGTACTACTTTGACGCCGCCGAGGCCGAGGCCTGGATGAGCGAGCAGGAGCTCTACATGATGTCCGAGGAGAAGGCCAAG GACGAGCAGAGTTCGGTGGCCATGTTGAAGAAGCATCAGATCCTGGAGCAGGCGGTGGAGGATTACGCCGACACCGTCCACCAGCTGTCCGCCACCAGCCGAGGCCTGGTGGCCGCCGAGCACCCCGACAG CGAGCGCATCGGCATGCGCCAGTCGCAGGTGGACAAGCTGTACGCCGGCCTGAAGGATCTGTCGGAGGAGCGACGGGGCAAGCTGGACGAGCGCTTCCGCCTCTTCCAGCTCAACCGCGAGGTGGACGACTTGGAGCAGTGGATCGCCGAGAGGGAGGTGGTGGCCGGCTCGCACGAGCTGGGACAGGACTACGAGCACGTCACC aTGCTGCAGGAGCGCTTCCGCGAGTTCGCCCGCGACACGGGCAACATCGGCCAGGAGCGCGTGGACGGCGTGAACCGGCTGGCGGACGAGCTGATCAACGCGGGCCACGGCGACGCGGCCACGGTGGCCGAGTGGAAGGACGGCCTGAACGAGGCCTGGGCCGACCTGCTGGAGCTGATCGACACGCGCACGCAGATCCTGGCCGCCTCCTTCGAGCTGCACAAGTTCTACCACGACGCCAAGGAGATCCTGGCGCGCGTGCTGGACAAGCACAAGAAGCTGCCCGAGGAGCTGGGCCGGGACCAGAACACGGTGGACGCGCTGCAGCGCGTGCACACCGCCTTCGAGCACGACATCCAGGCGCTCGGCACGCAG GTGCGTCAGCTTCAAGAGGACGCCGTGCGTCTGCAGTCGGCGTACGCCGGAGACAAAGCGGACGACATCCAGAAGCGCGAAGGCGAG GTGCTGGAGGCGTGGAAGAACCTTCTGGAGGCGGCCGAGGGTCGGCGAGGGAAGCTGGCCGACACGGGAGACAAGTTCCGCTTCTTCAGCCTGGTGCGAGACCTCATGCTGTGGATGGACGACGTCATCCGACTCATCGAGGCGCAGGAGAAGCCGCG cgACGTGTCGTCGGTGGAGCTGCTGATGAACAACCACCAGGGCATCAAAGCGGAGATCGACGCGCGCAACGACAGCTTCACCGCCTGCATCGAGTTGGGCAAATCGCTCCTGGCCAGGAAGCATTACGCCTCCGAcgag ATCAAAGACAAGTTGCTGCAGTTGACGGACAAGCGGAAAGAGATGATTGACAAGTGGGAGGACCGGTGGGAGTGGCTTCGACTGG TGCTGGAGGTGCACCAGTTCTCGCGCGACGCGGGCGTGGCGGAGGCGTGGCTTCTGGGCCAGGAGTCGTACCTGTCCAGCCGCGAGATGGGCCAGAGCGTGGCCGACGTGGAGAAGCTCATCAAGAGGCACGAGGCCTTCGAGAAGTCGGCCGCCACCTGGGAGGAGCGCTTCGCCGCCCTCGAGAGGTTGACCACG ATGGAATTACTGGAAGTGAGAAGAAGgcaagaggaggaagagaggaTGAAGCAGCCGCCGGTTGCCGAGGCGACGGCCGCCGCCGCGCAGCAAAG ggaGGGCGACGCGGCGAGTCCGAACGGGCCGAGCAGCGATCCGGACTCGGCCAGG GAGGACGGCGGCGTTGGCGACGCGGTCAACGGCGTGTCGGGTCCCAGCCCCGCCGGGTCCCCGGGGGGCCCCCGCAAAGCCAAGGCCGGCCAGCAGGCGGCCACGCTGCCCGTCAAGACCCAGCAGGAGGCGCCGTCGGCGGCCAGCTCGCAGATGGAGGGCTTCCTGCACCGCAAGCACGAGTGGGAGGGCCACAACAAGAAAGCGTCCAGCAG GTCGTGGCACCACGTCTACTGCGTGATCAACCATCAGGAGTTGGGCTTCTACAAGGACCACAAGAGCGCCACGCAGGGAATCCCCTACCACGGCGAGATCCCCGTCGCGCTCAAAGACGCCGCCTGCGAGGTGGCGCTCGGctacaagaagaagaaacacgTCTTCAAGCTCAA AGTCACTGACGGCAACGAGTATCTCTTCCAAGCCAAAGATGAT GAGGAGATGAATTCGTGGATCTCCACCAtctcggcggccattttgggcgAGAAGGGCGAGGTGACGCCGAGCAGCCACAGCACGCcggcgcccgccgccgccgcccgcgcccaCACCATGCCGGCCTCGGCCGCTCGCTCCGTCACCGCGGAAGCcgagacggcggcggcggcggcggcggcggccgagtCCAGCCCGGGCAAGCGCGACAAAGACAAAGAGAAACGCTTCAGTCTCTTCAGCAAGAAGAAATAA